The following are encoded in a window of Polynucleobacter sp. VK25 genomic DNA:
- a CDS encoding 2-hydroxychromene-2-carboxylate isomerase yields the protein MSTKIAATFYYDIVSPFAYLYVKQRKRLEDQLDIKPVPILLGGLLRASENKGPGEVAAKRPHTYQFCVWQAEKLGIPFRFPEHHPFMTVAAQRLLIEKNADWAMVERAFDYVWVEGKDPNLSWPEFCTYLNLPADTPKPESPEVKARLIANTNQAKVDGAFGVPALIVNQQCFWGVDTIDWTLDYLARPGMFEEASYAYASNVPNGLV from the coding sequence ATGAGTACGAAGATAGCTGCCACTTTTTATTACGATATCGTCTCTCCCTTTGCTTATCTTTACGTCAAACAAAGAAAGCGTCTTGAAGATCAGTTAGATATCAAGCCAGTTCCTATTTTGTTAGGCGGTCTACTCAGAGCATCTGAAAACAAAGGTCCAGGAGAAGTAGCTGCGAAACGTCCACATACTTATCAGTTCTGTGTTTGGCAAGCCGAGAAGTTGGGCATTCCTTTTCGCTTTCCTGAGCACCATCCGTTTATGACTGTTGCGGCACAGCGCCTCTTAATCGAGAAGAATGCCGATTGGGCTATGGTTGAGCGCGCCTTTGATTATGTTTGGGTAGAGGGCAAAGATCCCAATCTATCCTGGCCAGAATTTTGCACTTACTTAAACTTACCAGCAGATACACCAAAACCCGAAAGCCCTGAAGTAAAAGCCAGGCTGATTGCCAATACCAATCAAGCTAAAGTCGATGGGGCATTTGGAGTGCCTGCTCTGATAGTCAATCAACAGTGCTTTTGGGGTGTGGACACCATTGACTGGACCTTGGATTACCTTGCTAGACCCGGCATGTTTGAAGAAGCTTCTTATGCCTATGCCAGCAATGTACCTAATGGGCTAGTCTGA